The sequence below is a genomic window from Brevibacillus agri.
CGTCTACCGCTTCCTGCAGCATCCGTTTTTCGTTTTGTACGATAATGTCAGGAGCACCCAGCTCAAGCAGGCGCTTCAGACGGTTATTCCGGTTGATTACGCGACGGTACAGATCGTTCAGGTCGGAAGTGGCAAAACGTCCACCATCCAACTGAACCATCGGACGAAGCTCTGGCGGGATTACCGGCAAAACGTCCAGAACCATCCAATCCGGGTGGTTGCCGGAGTTGCGGAATGCCTCCAGCACTTCCAGGCGCTTGATCGCGCGGTTGCGACGTTGGCCTTGTGCTGTTTTCAGGTCTTCCTTCAGCATTTCCACGTCTTTGTCCAGATCGATTTCCGCGAGCAGGCGCTTGATCGCCTCCGCCCCCATCATCGCTTGGAAAGAGTGGCCGTATTTCTCCCGATAGTTGCGGTACTCCTTTTCCGAGAGCAACTGCTTTTTATCGAGTGGTGTGTCACCTGGATCGGTTACTACATAAGAAGCGAAGTAGATAACTTCTTCCAGGGAACGCGGGGACATGTCGAGCACCAAGCCCATGCGACTTGGAATCCCTTTGAAATACCAGATGTGAGAAACTGGGGCAGCCAGCTCAATATGCCCCATGCGCTCACGCCGTACTTTGGCGCGGGTCACTTCCACGCCGCAACGGTCGCACACTACACCTTTATAACGTACACGCTTGTACTTACCGCAATGGCACTCCCAGTCTTTGGTCGGTCCAAAGATGCGTTCGCAGAACAAGCCGTCTTTTTCCGGTTTCAGTGTGCGGTAGTTGATCGTCTCTGGCTTTTTCACTTCCCCGAAAGACCACGAACGGATCTTATCGGGGGAAGCCAAGCCGATCTTCATATATTCGAAGTTGTTCACGTCTATCACAGGGCGTTACCTCCCTTTGTACCGGAATCTTACTCGTCGTTCAAGCTTCCACCTTCGAGAACGAGGTTCAGTTTTTCACCGTTGCCTTCATCCTCGTCTTCCATTTCCCGCATTTCAATCTCCTGCTCGTCACCGGACAGGATCTTCACGTCCATACCCAAGCTTTGCAGTTCCTTGATAAGAACCTTGAACGATTCAGGAACACCTGGCTCTGGTACGTTTTCACCTTTGACAATCGCTTCGTACGTCTTCACGCGGCCCACGACGTCATCCGACTTGACGGTGAGAATTTCCTGCAAGGTGTAGGCTGCACCGTAAGCTTCCAATGCCCAAACCTCCATCTCCCCGAAACGCTGTCCGCCGAATTGGGCTTTACCACCCAACGGCTGCTGGGTAACGAGAGAGTATGGACCAGTAGAACGAGCGTGGATTTTGTCATCCACCAAGTGAGCCAGTTTCAGCATGTATACGCATCCGACCGTTACCCGACGATCGAACGGTTCACCTGTACGTCCATCGTACAAGATGGTTTTTCCATCGCGGTCGAGGCCAGCCTCTTCCAGCGTCTCGAATACTTCCGCCTGACGGGCACCGTCGAATACAGGTGTCGCCACGTGGATGCCGAGAAGCTTCGCCGCCATACCCAGGTGCGTCTCCAATACCTGACCGATGTTCATACGCGAAGGTACGCCCAGCGGGTTCAGGACGATTTCAACCGGAGAGCCGTCTGGGAGGAATGGCATATCCTCTTCTGGCATGATCCGCGCGATAACCCCTTTGTTACCATGTCGTCCGGCCATTTTGTCACCCACGGAAATTTTCCGTTTTTGGGCGATATAGACACGTACCAGTTGGTTTACGCCTGGAGGCAGCTCGTCGCCGTTCTCACGCGTAAATACTTTTACGTCTACAACAATACCGGAACCACCGTGCGGCACGCGCAGGGATGTATCGCGAACTTCACGAGCTTTTTCCCCGAAGATAGCGTGCAGGAGGCGTTCTTCCGCAGTCAGCTCGGTAACCCCTTTAGGCGTTACTTTACCAACGAGGATATCGCCGTCCTGGATCTCCGCACCGACGCGGATAATACCGCGCTCATCCAGGTTTTTCAGAGCGTCTTCCCCGACGTTTGGAATATCGCGGGTGATTTCCTCTGGACCCAGTTTGGTGTCGCGAGCTTCGGACTCGTATTCTTCAATATGGATCGACGTGTAAACGTCATCCTTCACAAGCTTCTCGCTAAGGAGAATCGCATCCTCGTAGTTGTAACCTTCCCACGTCATAAACGCGACGATTACGTTACGTCCCAGTGCCAATTCACCTTTTTCGGTGGATGGACCGTCACCAATGATATCGCCTTTTTCAATCCAGTCTCCGCGTCTTACGATCGGGCGCTGGTTGATGCAAGTACCTTGGTTGGAACGGATGAACTTGTGCAATTTGTATTTGTCGATGTCTCCGGCTACTTTCTTGCCGTCGATTTCTTTGTAGCGGCGAACCCAGATTTCGCGAGCCGTTACGCGCTCAACCTGGCCCGGATGCTTCGCGACGATCGCCACACCGGAGTCTTGCGCTGCTTTGTGTTCCATACCAGTACCGACGAACGGCGCTTGTGGAATCAAAAGCGGAACGGCCTGCCGCTGCATGTTGGAACCCATCAGCGCGCGGTTCGCGTCATCGTTCTCCAGGAACGGAATGAGCGCGGTCGCCACGGATACAACCTGCTTCGGCGATACGTCCATGAAGTCTACCTTGTCGCGCGGCACGCTCAGGATCTCGCCTTTACGACGGCAGATAACCATGTCGTTGACAAAGCGGCCATCCTCATCGAGAGGCTGGTTCGCCTGCGCCACGTTGAACACGTCTTCTTCATCCGCAGTCAGATAAACGATGTCGTTCAGAACAAAGCCTGTTTCCGGGTCTACCTTGCGGCGCGGTGTCTCGATAAAGCCGTAGTCGTTGATGCGCGCAAAGGACGACAGCGAGTTAATCAACCCGATATTCGGACCCTCCGGCGTCTCAATTGGACACATACGGCCATAGTGAGAGTGGTGAACGTCGCGCACTTCGAAGCCTGCGCGCTCACGCGTCAAACCACCCGGTCCGAGAGCGGACAGACGGCGTTTGTGCGTCAGTTCGGCCAACGGGTTCGTTTGATCCATGAACTGGGAAAGCTGCGAGCTTCCGAAGAACTCCTTCAGCGATGCGATCACTGGACGGATGTTAATCAGAGCCTGCGGCGTAATCTGGTTCTGATCCTGGATGGACATGCGCTCGCGCACCACGCGCTCCATACGGGACAAACCGATACGGAACTGGTTTTGCAAAAGCTCACCCACGGAACGCAGACGACGGTTGCCCAAGTGGTCAATATCGTCCGTGGAACCGACACCGTGCAGCAGGTTCATGAAGTAGTTGATCGCCGCTACGATGTCCGCCGGCGTAATATGCTTGACAGATTTATCTACGTTCCCGTTTCCGATCACCTTGATGATCTTGCCATCTTCAATCGGAGAGAAAATATTGATGGATTGCAGACGAATCGTATCCTCTTCCAAAACGCCGCCATGCGTGCGAACGTCCAGATAGCCGACGTTGCCTTCAAGCGCTGGCAGGATGCGATCCAGTAGACGACGGTCAATCATTTGACCCGCTTCGGCGAAAATTTCACCTGTGGTGGTATCGACCAATGTCTCAGCCAGGCGCTGGTTGTACAGACGGTTTTTCAGATGAAGCTTTTTGTTCATTTTGTAACGACCTACAGATGCCAGGTCATAGCGCTTTGGATCGAAGAAGCGAGAGATCAAGAGGCTCTTCGCGTTTTCGACTGTTGGCGGCTCGCCCGGACGCAGACGCTCGTAAATTTCGATGAGCGCTTTTTCCGTAGAGTCGGTGTTGTCTTTTTCCAGCGTGTTCTTGATGTACTCATCTTCACCCAGCAAGTTGAGAATCTCAATGTCGGAACCAAAGCCGAGTGCACGCAAAAGAACCGTTACCGGGATTTTTCGCGTACGGTCGATGCGGACATAAATTACGTCTTTCGCATCGGTCTCCAGCTCCAGCCACGCACCCCGGTTCGGGATTACCGTAGCTGTAAACGTCTGCTTGCCGTTTTTGTCCACTTTGGTGTTGTAATATACACTGGGGGAACGAACAAGCTGGCTGACGATTACGCGCTCAGCACCATTAATAATGAAGGTTCCCGTTTCGGTCATGAGCGGGAAATCCCCCATGAAGACTTCTTGTTCCTTCACTTCTCCCGTCTCTTTGTTCAACAAACGTACCTTCACACGCAGAGGCGCCGCATAGGTGACGTCACGTTCTTTCGACTCGTCAACATCGTACTTCGGCTCTCCCAAACTGTAGTCGATAAACTCCAGCACGAGATTGCCAGTGAAGTCCTGGATTGGCGAAATGTCTTGGAACATCTCACGGAGCCCCTCATCAAGGAACCATTGGTAGGACTTTTGCTGAATCTCGATGAGATTTGGAAGGCCCAGCACTTCGTTAATACGTGAATACGTACGACGCTGGCGGTGTCGGCCACTTTGAATCACTTTACCTGCCAACTTATTCACCCCTCAGGTTGTGTTTTCACACATAGAAACTTGGCATTCGGCAATCTTGCAATCGCGAGCGAACACCTTAAAATAAAAATGGGTTAAAGCAGCATCAACCATTTTTAACCCAGAGAAAATCTATTTTAAAAGAATTCCCATGTTTTTACACAAACATTCCTCTTTCAGGAAAAAAGTAGAAACGCTTGACAGACAGGGAATTGCTGAAAAATAGACATTTATCCCATATTGACATTTTATAATGCTACCACAATCAAATATTCACGTCAAGAAAACTTTTCTAAGGATTGTCGCTTGACTATTTGATTGCCCGAAAGATGGAGTATCCCTTTTCCCGATCCACTTCAATCACTTCACGGTACGTCTCTTGCAGCTTCTTCAGAGCAGACGGAGCGCCTTGCTTTTTCTGAATCACTACCCACATCTCTCCATCTTCCACGAGCAGCGCATGTCCTTCAGTAAAAATGCGATGCACAATTTCCTTGCCCGCCCGAATCGGCGGATTGGTCAAAATGACGTCGTACTGCTCGCCTTGCACGGCGCTGTAAACGTCACTGACCCGCACCTCAACATTTTTGATCCCGTTTCTTTCGGCATTCCGACGAGCCAGGTCAACCGCACGCTCATTCACGTCGATCATCGTCACCCGCCCCTGATCCGCAAGCGTGGCAGCCGTCAAGCCGATCGGCCCGTAGCCACAGCCCACATCCAGCACACGCGCATGACTGCCGATCTCCATGTTTTCGATGAGCAATACACTTCCAAAGTCAATCCGGTCCCGGGAAAAAACGCCTGCGTCCGTGATGAAGCGCAGCTCCTTCCCGCGCAGCACAAACGAAAACTGCTGCTCGTCATGCGCTGCCCCCGGCCGATTGGTGTAATAGTGATCTGCCACGTGTGATTCACCCTTCCTCATCGATTGGAAAACACTCGCCGTCCCCTTACAGAAAAACCCCCTGCCGCAGGCAAGGGGAATTTCTAAAGAAAGCTAACTTACTTCACTTCTACTTGTGCGCCAGCTTCTTCGAGTTTTGCTTTGAGAGATTCTGCTTCTTCTTTGGAAACGCCCTCTTTGAGTGTTTTTGGAGCGTTGTCTACCAGGTCTTTCGCTTCTTTCAGACCCAGACCAGTCAGTTCGCGAACAACTTTGATTACGTTGATTTTGGAAGCGCCGCCGCTTACCAGGGTTACAGTGAATTCAGTTTGCTCAGCAGCAGCTTCAGCAGCGCCACCAGCAACTACAGCTACAGGAGCAGCAGCAGTTACGCCGAATTCTTCTTCGATTGCTTTTACCAGGTCGTTCAGTTCGAGAACGGACATGCCTTTAATGGCTTCCAAGATTTGCTCTTTAGACATTTTGAAATCCTCCATTCATGGAATAGTATTTGTGTAAGCTTTACCCGATCAGACGATTACGCGCCTTGACCTTCTTTTTGCTCGGCCACTGCTTTGATTGCCAACGCAACGTTGCGCATTGGAGCTTGCAGGACGGAGAGAAGCATGGACAAGAGACCTTCGCGGGAAGGAAGAGTTGCCAGTGCTTTGATTTGCTCTGCACCAACTACTTTGCCTTCGATCACGCCACCCTTGATTTCCAGCTTTTCGTTTTTCTTCGCAAATTCCGCGATGATTTTTGCTGGAGCGACAACATCGTCTTTGGAGAACGCCAGAGCGTTCGGGCCAGTCAGATATTGATCCAGTTCAGTCAGGTTTTCCTTCTCGGTAGCCAGACGAGTCAGGGAGTTTTTCAACACCTGGAACTCAACACCAGCTTCACGCAGTTGTTTGCGGAGCTCGGTAACTTGGGCTACAGTCAGACCGCGGTAGTCAGCCACCACTGTGGTTTGGCTCTCGCGGAGCTTGGTTGCGATTTCGTTGATCGCTTGTACCTTTTCTTCACGAATAACGGTTGGACGAATTTCTGCCATTGTTTACACCTCCCGTGCTCTAATCCTGGAAAAAGAAGAATGCCCTCGCAGACATCACGAGGGCATAATGCTCTATCGTCAAAGGAAATCCACATTTCCTCATTCGTACATTACACGCCTCGGAGGGATATTAAGCGTTACTCTTGCAAGCACCGCACCTTCTGTCTACGGCATATTCTTTTCGTCAACAGGAACTATCTTAACAACTCCCCAAAAGGAAGTCAAGCGTCATTATTTTACAGCTACGCGTACACCAGGACCCATTGTAGAGCTCAGGGTTACATTTTTCATGTAAACACCTTTTGCTGCAGCCGGTTTCGCACGGTTCAGCGCTTCTGTCAGAGCAGCCAGGTTTTCAGCCAGCTTGTCAGCGTCGAAAGACACTTTTCCGATCGGAGCGTGGATGTTACCTGCCTTGTCTACGCGGTACTCGATTTTACCGGCTTTGATTTCGTTAACCGCTTTGGTTACGTCGAAAGTAACTGTACCGGTTTTAGGGTTTGGCATCAGGCCTTTTGGACCGAGTACACGACCCAATTTCCCTACTTCACCCATCATGTCAGGAGTAGCTACTACGACGTCAAAGTCGAACCAGCCACCTTGGATTTTCGCGATCATGTCTGCATCGCCTACGAAGTCAGCGCCAGCAGCTTCTGCTTCTTTTGCTTTTTCGCCTTTTGCAAATACAAGAACGCGTTGTACTTTACCAGTACCGTGTGGCAATACTACAGCACCACGGATTTGTTGGTCAGCACGTTTCGGGTCTACACCCAAACGGAATGCTGCTTCAACTGTTTCGTCGAATTTAGCAGTAGCTGCTTTTTTAACCAGCTCAATGCCTTCGACTACTTCGTACACTTTGTTTTTATCAACGAGCTTTACGGCCTCTTGATACTTCTTACCTTTTTTAGCCATGAATAAAAATCTCCCTTCAATGTGGTCGTAGCGGTTAATCCTCCCACAGACAGGGGGGCACAATGTCTGTGCCCCCTTGCACTCAAGACAATTAGTCTTCGATTACGATACCCATGGAACGAGCAGTACCTTCCACCATGCGCATAGCCGCTTCCACGGATGCAGCATTCAGGTCAGGACGCTTCAGTTCAGCGATTTCGCGAACTTTATCACGTTTCAGCGTAGCAACCTTTGTTTTGTTTGGTACGCCGGAACCGGACTCGATACCAGCAGCTTTCTTCAACAGAACAGCAGCCGGAGGAGTTTTTGTGATAAAGGTGAAAGAGCGGTCTTCGAACACGGTGATTTCCACCGGGATAATCATACCAACTTCGCTCTCTGTACGAGCATTGAATTCTTTACAGAACCCCATGATGTTTACACCAGCTTGACCGAGAGCCGGACCTACTGGAGGTGCAGGATTCGCTTTACCTGCTGGGATTTGTAATTTAATTACGCGGATAACCTTCTTAGCCACGTAAGACACCTCCTTACTTCACATGTGGTTATTACGGGGGAATGCCCCCTCCCACCGTTTTATGAAAGTCTCGCAAAAGACTTTCGATCTATAGTGAGAGTGCAAGAAACCCCAGATATTGTTGTGGGATTGTTAAAACAAAATGAAATGTACCACATAGCGCGATACTTTTCAAGTTGAATCCTAATCCAATTTTTGAACTTGTGTAAAGTCTAGCTCTACCGGTGTTTCGCGACCGAAGATGTCCACCAATACGCGAACCTTCTGTCTGTCGGGGTGAATCTCGATAATCTCCCCGGTGCGATTAGAAAACGGACCATCTGTGACGCGCACCATATCGCGGAGAGCAAAATCGACTCTGATCTTGGGAATTTCGATCCCCATTTGCTTGAGAATCGTATCGGCCTCTTCAGGACGCAGCGCTGTCGGCTTGGAGCCAGCGCCCGTGGATCCGACAAAGCCGGTAACCCCAGGAGTGTTGCGCACGACATACCAAGAGTCGTCCGTCATCACCATTTCAACAAGGACGTATCCAGGAAACACTTTTTTCGTGACGGTGCGCTTTTTGCCATCCTTGGTCTCCACTTCTTCTTCAGTGGGAACGAGAACGCGAAAGATCTTGTCTTCCATGCCCATCGACTCGACGCGCTTCTCTAGGTTCGTCTTTACCTTGTTTTCGTAACCTGAGTACGTATGAACGACATACCATGCTTTTTCCATATCCACCAGGACGTTAACCGTCCGTCCCTCCTAAGACTTGCAAAATTACGTTCCTAGAATCAAATCGATCAAGCGCGAGATTCCCAAATCAACGACGAAGAAGAATATTGCCAGAAGCACAACCGTAACGAGAACGACGATCGTATAGGTCGTCAATTCTTTACGATTCGGCCAACGGACTTTCTTTAGTTCGGACATTACGTCGCCAAAGAAATCACCGGTGCGGCGAAAACTGGCTCCGATTCGTGCTAAAAAACCCACTTTGCCACCCCCTGACTTCGTCGCATCAACCATTACTTCGTCTCGCGATGAAGGGTTTGCTTCTTGTCACGGGAGCAATACTTTTTCAGCTCAACACGTTCAGTAGTGGTGCGCTTGTTTTTTGTGGAGATATAGTTACGCTCGCCACACTCGGTGCACGCCAACGTGATGTTTACTCGCATTTATTGCCACCTCCATCTCATTTCAAACCTGCTATTCGTTAAAAGTACCAAATGATAAATAGTACGGGAAAACCGCTACTTTTTCCTGACCATTTCATTCACCAAAGTAACCATAGAACAGAGAGATAAGAGTCTATGGCTACCTAAATAAATTTATCACACCAAAATACCCATGTCAAACAAAACGACTTGACAAAAAGAAGGCCTTTTGCTTCCATATTCCTCCGCGGTTCGTTATGTACAAAGCTTTTGCGCGCTTGGCGGTCCGAAAATAAAAAGAGATTCCCCTGTTTTACAGATGAATCTCTCTTCCTTCCAGATAGCGCTCCAGTTTGCGTTTGACGCGCTGCAGTGCATTATCAATAGACTTGACGTGACGTTTGAGCTCGACGGCAATTTGTTGATAGGACCGTCCATCCAGGTACAGCATCAGCACTTGCCGCTCCAGGTCACTCAAAATTTCGCTCATTTTCCCTTCGATGTCATCAAACTCTTCGCGATTGATGAACAGCTCTTCCGGATCAGTCACTTTGGTCCCGGAAATCACATCGAGCAGTGTCCGATCAGAATCCTCGTCGTAAATCGGCTTGTCCAGCGAGACGTACGAGTTGAGCGGAATGTGCTTCTGCCTAGTCGCTGTCTTGATCGCCGTGATGATTTGACGAGTAATACAAAGCTCGGCAAACGCCTTGAACGACGTGAGCTTGTCCCCTCGGAAGTCGCGAATGGACTTGTACAGACCGATCATGCCTTCCTGTACGATATCTTCGCGGTCAGCCCCAATAAGAAAATAGGATCTCGCTTTGGCACGCACAAAGTTCTTGTACTTGTTAATCAAGTATTCCAGAGCTTCGGCATCATTATCGCGAACCAGGTCGACTACTTCTTCGTCGGTCATTAGTTCATATTGGGCATGTTTTAACTCCTTGAGGTCAACACTCACAAATGATCCCTCCGCCAACCGGTTTCTCCATAGCTAGCGCTATTATACATGATGCCGTAAAAAAGCGTCAACCGAATCCAAGTTATTCCCTTCTCCATTTTTCGAATATTTTCGCTATTTCGTCGTTCAGCGCAATCCGTTTGGAGAACCGTTCTTCGTGCGTTTTTTCGACCTGCTGCTTGATTTCTTTCCCGGCGTTTTCCATATCGAGCAGCAACTCCCTCGCGGATTTGCGCAAGGCTCCCTGTCCAAAAATAACCCGCTGGGACGTATAGTCCGAGGTCGCTACATAAATTTGTCGATTTTTTTGGTGAAATTCGGAGACAAGCTGCTCAATTTTTTCGTCAGCCGTCTCCTTTTTCTTCGTGAAGTAGATTTCAACCAGGTAATCTTCCATTTGCCGGCCGATGCCGGGAACGTTGTATGCGTCGAACACGATGATGACTTTGATCCCGGTATAGCTCTGGTACTCTGCCATTTTGGAGATCAACTGGTCGCGCGCCTCGTCCATCCGCTCCTGATCTTTCAAAAGGCGCAGCTCAGGCCAGGCCCCGATGATATTGTAGCCGTCCACGATCAAAAGCTGTTTAGCTTTTCTTTTCGCCATCTCACTTCACCCGCGTCGGAAGAGGACTCCTGGAGCGATATACTTCATACATCAGCAAAGCAGCAGCCACCGAAGCATTCAGGGAGGTGACGTTGCCCGCCATGGGCAGACTGTAGAGGAAATCACAGTTTTCCCGCACGAGGCGACTCATCCCTTTTCCTTCACTGCCGATGACAACGGCGAGCGGCATCGTGTAGTCGCCCTGGCGGAAGTCCTGCTTGGCGCTGGCGTCCGTTCCCGCGATCCAGACTCCGCGCTCCTTCAGCTCCTCCATCGTGCGCACGAGATTGGTGACGCGCGCTACGGGCACGTAGTTGATCGCTCCGGCTGACGCCTTTGCCACCGTCGCTGTCAGGCTGACAGAGCGCCGCTTCGGAATGACGATGCCATGCGCTCCCACCGCATCTGCGGTACGCATGATCGAACCCAGGTTATGCGGGTCTTCCAGCTCGTCCAGCAGCAAAAGGAACGGCTGCTCGCCTTTTTCCTCGGCCCGCTGCAAAATGTCGTCCACTTCTACGTAGTCGTAAGCCGCGACAGAAGCCACGACTCCCTGATGGTTGTCCGTCGACACAAGCTGGTCCAGCTTTTTGCGGTTGGCGGTAGTCACAATGACCCCCTGCTCTTTTGCCAAAGCAAAGACAGGTGCCATCAAATTTTTGTTGGTCCCTTCCGCAATCCAAATCTTGTTGATCGTGCGCCCGGAACGCAGCGCCTCGATCACGGGGTTTTTCCCCAAAATCCACTCTTCACTCATGTCTTACTCTCCTTCCACAATCGCAAACGCCTGTTGCACAATTTCTGCGATCCGCTCTTCTTTTCCACACAAATACAAGTAGCCAATCAACGCTTCAAAAGCCGTAGCATGCCTGTAGTCGATAATATCGGCATTTTTGGCGGTGGAGCCGGACTTGGCATTCCGCCCCCGTTTTACCACATTCAGCTCTTCCTCCGGCAATGTCGGCATCAGCGCGAGCAGCACATTGGCCTGTGCTTTGGCTGAAACGTAACGATTGGCCGCCTTGTGGAGCTGGTTAGGTTTAACCAGCCCCTTGGCGATCAGATGATACCGCACGCAATGCGCATAGGTAGCATCGCCCAGAAAGGCGAGCACGAGTGGATTTGTCAGGTTTGGATCTCGGGTCAGTTCTTCTTTTTGCATCTAGCTTCTTCGGCCCCTTATTTTCGGCGCCAGCGAACACCTTGTGGCGTGTCCTCCAGCACGATTCCTTTTGCCGCGAGCAGGTCGCGAATTTCGTCAGAGCGGGCAAAGTTTTTCGCTTTGCGCGCCTCTGTGCGCTCTGCGATCAGCGCGTCGATCTCACTGTCCACCAGCTCCTGCTCCTCGGCAATCTCAAGTCCGAGAACTTCTGTCAATTCCACGAGCAGCTCCATATAGGCGCGAACCTCTCCGGCCCCTACATTTTGGTGGCGCAAATACAGGTTCGCTTCCTTCACCACGTCGAAAATGACCGTGATGGCATTGGCTGTATTAAGATCGTCGTCCATTTCAGTAATGAACCGTTCTCTCAGCTCATTGATGATGCGCTGCTGTTCCTCGGCCTGGCCGTTCGGCTCCTCGTCTCTTGCCGTATCCAGGCGGTGGGAGAGGTTCGTGTAAGCTGTTTTGATGCGCTCCAGGCCGTTCGCTGCCTGCTCCAGCAGCTCCTCGCTGAAATTGATCGGGTTGCGGTAGTGGCCTTGCAGCATGAAGAAACGGATCAACTGGCCGCCGAATTTTTTGGACAGATCGCGAGCGAGCAAAAAGTTTCCGAGGGATTTCGACATTTTCTCGTTGTCGATATTGAGCATCCCGTTGTGCAGCCAGTAGCGGGCAAACACTTTTCCGGTAAAGCACTCGGACTGCGCGATTTCGTTTTCGTGGTGCGGGAACACAAGGTCGGTTCCGCCCGCATGAATGTCGATCTGTTCACCCAAAAACTTCAGGGCCATCGCCGAACATTCGATATGCCAGCCTGGTCTGCCTTCGCCCCACGGGCTGCTCCAGGTTACTTCGCCTTCCTTCGCAGACTTCCAGAGCGCGAAGTCGAGCGGATGCTCTTTTTTCTCGTTGATCTCTACGCGAGCGCCTGCCTGCAAATCGTCCAGCGGCTGGTGCGAGAGCTTGCCATATTCCTGAAAACGCCCCGTGCGGAAATAGACGTCGCCTTCGCTCTCGTACGCGTAGCCTTTTTCGATCAGCCCTTCCACGAACGAAATGATCTCCGGAATCGTCTGCATGACGCGCGGCTGAATGTCAGGCGGCAACACGTTCAGGGCACGCAGGTCCTCGTTGTACGCATCGGTGTAGCGGTCTGCTACTTCCTTGACCGTCGTTCCTTCCTGGTTGGCTACCCGAATCAGTTTGTCGTCCACATCGGTAATGTTTTGCACGAACGTCACTTCGTAGCCGCGGTATTTCAAATAACGTCGAAGCGTGTCGAAAACAATAGCGGGACGGGCGTTTCCAATGTGAATGTAGTTGTACACGGTCGGTCCACATACGTACATCTTCACCTTGCCCGGCTCCAATGTGACGAACGGTTCCTTTCGTCGTGTCATCGTATTAGTCAGTTGAATGCCCATGGTTCTTTTTATCCTCCCTCAAAAGCTCCAATTCTTTGCGCAATTGATCGATTTCCTTTTGCATCAGACGAATCGTGTCTGCAACCGGGTCAGGCATGTTGACGTGGTCCAGATCGTGTTTGACGCGTTTGCCATCCTGAATGACGATGCGTGCCTTGATCCCTACTACGGTCGAGTTGGGCGGCACTTCCTGCAAAACGACTGCGCCAGCCCCTATCTTTGAATTATCGCCAATTTTGAAAGAACCCAACACTTTTGCCCCCGTCGCGATAATGACATCGTTGCCGATTGTGGGATGGCGCTTGCCTTTTTCCTTCCCGGTTCCCCCGAGCGTGACGCCCTGATAGATGGTGACATTGTCGCCGATTTCACATGTCTCCCCGATGACCACGCCCATACCGTGGTCGATAAACAAGCCTCTGCCAATTCGCGCGCCCGGATGAATTTCGATCCCGGTGAAAAAGCGGGTAACCTGCGACACAATCCGCGCAAGCGTGTACCACTCCGCTTTCCAGAGCTTGTGGGCAATCCGGTGCCCCCATATGGCGTGCAGACC
It includes:
- the cysS gene encoding cysteine--tRNA ligase yields the protein MGIQLTNTMTRRKEPFVTLEPGKVKMYVCGPTVYNYIHIGNARPAIVFDTLRRYLKYRGYEVTFVQNITDVDDKLIRVANQEGTTVKEVADRYTDAYNEDLRALNVLPPDIQPRVMQTIPEIISFVEGLIEKGYAYESEGDVYFRTGRFQEYGKLSHQPLDDLQAGARVEINEKKEHPLDFALWKSAKEGEVTWSSPWGEGRPGWHIECSAMALKFLGEQIDIHAGGTDLVFPHHENEIAQSECFTGKVFARYWLHNGMLNIDNEKMSKSLGNFLLARDLSKKFGGQLIRFFMLQGHYRNPINFSEELLEQAANGLERIKTAYTNLSHRLDTARDEEPNGQAEEQQRIINELRERFITEMDDDLNTANAITVIFDVVKEANLYLRHQNVGAGEVRAYMELLVELTEVLGLEIAEEQELVDSEIDALIAERTEARKAKNFARSDEIRDLLAAKGIVLEDTPQGVRWRRK
- the secE gene encoding preprotein translocase subunit SecE translates to MVDATKSGGGKVGFLARIGASFRRTGDFFGDVMSELKKVRWPNRKELTTYTIVVLVTVVLLAIFFFVVDLGISRLIDLILGT
- the cysE gene encoding serine O-acetyltransferase, with the translated sequence MFAQMKDDIQAVFERDPAARSALEVVMTYSGLHAIWGHRIAHKLWKAEWYTLARIVSQVTRFFTGIEIHPGARIGRGLFIDHGMGVVIGETCEIGDNVTIYQGVTLGGTGKEKGKRHPTIGNDVIIATGAKVLGSFKIGDNSKIGAGAVVLQEVPPNSTVVGIKARIVIQDGKRVKHDLDHVNMPDPVADTIRLMQKEIDQLRKELELLREDKKNHGHSTD
- the nusG gene encoding transcription termination/antitermination protein NusG, which produces MEKAWYVVHTYSGYENKVKTNLEKRVESMGMEDKIFRVLVPTEEEVETKDGKKRTVTKKVFPGYVLVEMVMTDDSWYVVRNTPGVTGFVGSTGAGSKPTALRPEEADTILKQMGIEIPKIRVDFALRDMVRVTDGPFSNRTGEIIEIHPDRQKVRVLVDIFGRETPVELDFTQVQKLD
- a CDS encoding Mini-ribonuclease 3 translates to MQKEELTRDPNLTNPLVLAFLGDATYAHCVRYHLIAKGLVKPNQLHKAANRYVSAKAQANVLLALMPTLPEEELNVVKRGRNAKSGSTAKNADIIDYRHATAFEALIGYLYLCGKEERIAEIVQQAFAIVEGE
- the rpmG gene encoding 50S ribosomal protein L33 produces the protein MRVNITLACTECGERNYISTKNKRTTTERVELKKYCSRDKKQTLHRETK
- a CDS encoding NYN domain-containing protein, whose protein sequence is MAKRKAKQLLIVDGYNIIGAWPELRLLKDQERMDEARDQLISKMAEYQSYTGIKVIIVFDAYNVPGIGRQMEDYLVEIYFTKKKETADEKIEQLVSEFHQKNRQIYVATSDYTSQRVIFGQGALRKSARELLLDMENAGKEIKQQVEKTHEERFSKRIALNDEIAKIFEKWRRE
- the sigH gene encoding RNA polymerase sporulation sigma factor SigH, whose product is MSVDLKELKHAQYELMTDEEVVDLVRDNDAEALEYLINKYKNFVRAKARSYFLIGADREDIVQEGMIGLYKSIRDFRGDKLTSFKAFAELCITRQIITAIKTATRQKHIPLNSYVSLDKPIYDEDSDRTLLDVISGTKVTDPEELFINREEFDDIEGKMSEILSDLERQVLMLYLDGRSYQQIAVELKRHVKSIDNALQRVKRKLERYLEGREIHL
- the rlmB gene encoding 23S rRNA (guanosine(2251)-2'-O)-methyltransferase RlmB; its protein translation is MSEEWILGKNPVIEALRSGRTINKIWIAEGTNKNLMAPVFALAKEQGVIVTTANRKKLDQLVSTDNHQGVVASVAAYDYVEVDDILQRAEEKGEQPFLLLLDELEDPHNLGSIMRTADAVGAHGIVIPKRRSVSLTATVAKASAGAINYVPVARVTNLVRTMEELKERGVWIAGTDASAKQDFRQGDYTMPLAVVIGSEGKGMSRLVRENCDFLYSLPMAGNVTSLNASVAAALLMYEVYRSRSPLPTRVK